From a region of the Panicum virgatum strain AP13 chromosome 2K, P.virgatum_v5, whole genome shotgun sequence genome:
- the LOC120663617 gene encoding ETO1-like protein 1 isoform X1: MRSSFLSESPCDEQHIHGYGFNPQSWLQVERGKLPKSSYSPSSIESLIKIAEPPVVPLYKPLDYVDVLSRIHEEMEQCMPSERPGLYLVQSQVFRGLGEAKLCQRSLHSAWRCATTVHEKVIFGAWLRYKKRGEEIISDVLASCRKCCREFGPLDIASEMPVGNFQIFGSCEMGSSSRVSSKVTFRIRDGRVTCDRCKIASLSIPFFSMLNGPFTESQLELVDLSENGISLEGMRAVSEFSSTYNLGDLPLEILLEILVFANTFCCDRLKDACDRKLASFVSSRQDAVELMALAFEENAPVLAASCLQMLLQELPDCLTDDLVISLFLGATAQQQLIMVGQASFLLYCLLSEVAMNIDPRTETTACLSEKLVQLAVTPTQKQIAFHQLGCIRLLRKEYNQAERPFEIAFSAGHIYSIAGLARIAGTQGQKALAYEKLSSVIASNLPLGWMYLERSLYSEGDRKLADLDKATELDPTLTYPYMYRAASLMRKKDAKLALEEINRLLGFKLALECLELRICLYLALEDYKSAICDIHAILTLSPDYRMLEGRVAASKIGTLLSAHVEQWNTAECWLQLYERWSSVDDIGSLSVIYRMLESDAAKGVLYFRQSLLLLRLNCPEAAMRSLQSARHHAATEHERLVYEGWLLYDTGHCEEALQKAEESISIQRSFEAFFLKAYVLADSGVDPSYSATVISLLEDALKCPSDRLRKGQVVLLFTNAKALNNLGGVYVDCGKLDLAADCYTSALKIRHTRAHQGLARVHFLRNNREAAYEEMTKLIEKAKNNASAYEKRSEYCEREQTMSDLQTVTQLDPLRVYPYRYRAAVLMDSHKENDAIAELSRAITFKADLHLLHLRAAFHEHIGDVPSALRDCRAALSLDPNHQEMLELQKRVNSQEP; encoded by the exons ATGAGGAGCAGCTTCCTGTCGGAGTCGCCGTGCGACGAGCAGCACATCCATGGCTACGGGTTCAACCCCCAGTCATGGCTGCAGGTGGAGCGGGGCAAGCTGCCCAAGTCATCCTACTCGCCGTCCTCCAT TGAGTCTCTCATCAAGATTGCTGAGCCGCCGGTAGTGCCATTGTATAAGCCTTTGGATTATGTCGATGTTCTATCGAGGATCCACGAGGAGATGGAGCAATGCATGCCGAGTGAGCGACCAGGGCTGTATCTGGTCCAATCCCAGGTGTTTAGGGGCCTTGGGGAGGCGAAATTGTGCCAGAGGAGCCTGCACTCTGCGTGGCGCTGTGCAACCACTGTGCATGAAAAGGTCATATTTGGGGCGTGGTTGCGGTATAAGAAGCGTGGGGAGGAGATCATATCTGATGTGCTTGCATCATGTAGGAAGTGCTGCCGAGAGTTTGGCCCACTTGATATTGCTTCTGAGATGCCAGTGGGGAATTTTCAGATATTTGGTTCGTGTGAGATGGGCTCCTCATCTCGAGTTTCTTCCAAGGTGACATTTCGAATACGAGATGGGAGGGTGACATGTGATAGGTGCAAGATTGCATCTTTGTCGATCCCATTTTTCTCCATGCTTAATGGACCATTTACTGAGTCACAGCTTGAGCTTGTTGATTTGTCGGAGAATGGTATTTCATTGGAGGGCATGAGAGCTGTTTCCGAGTTTAGTTCTACTTATAACTTAGGGGATTTGCCTTTGGAAATCTTGTTGGAGATCCTGGTGTTTGCAAACACATTTTGTTGTGACAGGCTAAAGGATGCCTGTGATAGGAAACTGGCTTCGTTTGTTTCATCAAGGCAGGATGCTGTTGAGCTCATGGCGTTGGCATTTGAAGAAAATGCGCCAGTTCTTGCTGCTTCTTGCTTGCAAATGCTTTTACAGGAGCTTCCTGATTGTCTAACTGACGATCTAGTAATTAGCCTATTCTTGGGTGCGACTGCACAGCAACAGCTTATCATGGTCGGACAAGCCTCCTTTTTGCTATACTGCTTGCTTAGTGAAGTTGCAATGAACATTGATCCGAGGACAGAGACAACTGCATGCTTATCAGAGAAGCTTGTTCAGTTAGCAGTTACCCCtactcagaagcaaatagcttTTCATCAACTTGGATGCATTAGACTTTTGAGAAAGGAATATAACCAAGCTGAACGCCCATTTGAGATTGCCTTCTCTGCTGGTCATATATATTCCATTGCTGGTCTTGCTAGAATCGCTGGTACGCAAGGCCAAAAGGCTTTGGCTTATGAGAAACTCAGTTCAGTCATAGCATCTAATCTGCCATTAGGGTGGATGTATCTGGAGAGATCTTTGTATTCTGAAGGTGATAGAAAGTTGGCGGACCTTGACAAAGCAACTGAGCTGGATCCTACTCTTACTTACCCTTACATGTACCGAGCTGCATCCTTGATGagaaagaaagatgctaaacttGCCTTGGAGGAAATTAACCGACTCTTGGGTTTCAAGTTAGCATTGGAGTGCCTGGAGCTCCGGATTTGTTTATACTTGGCTCTAGAAGACTACAAGTCTGCCATCTGTGATATCCATGCGATTCTCACTCTTTCACCTGATTATCGGATGTTGGAGGGACGTGTAGCTGCTTCCAAAATTGGCACTCTTCTCAGTGCACATGTCGAGCAGTGGAATACAGCTGAGTGTTGGCTCCAACTGTATGAGCGCTGGTCATCAGTGGATGATATTGGTTCCCTTTCAGTGATCTACCGGATGCTTGAGTCAGATGCTGCAAAAGGTGTTCTGTACTTTAGGCAATCTTTACTGCTCCTCAG GTTGAACTGTCCTGAGGCAGCGATGCGCAGTTTGCAGTCCGCAAGACATCATGCTGCAACTGAGCATGAACGACTAGTATATGAGGGGTGGCTTTTGTATGACACTGGACACTGTGAGGAGGCTCTACAAAAAGCAGAAGAATCTATTTCTATTCAAAGGTCATTTGAGGCTTTCTTTCTGAAAGCCTACGTTTTGGCTGACTCAGGAGTTGATCCATCTTATTCTGCGACTGTTATCTCGCTTCTTGAAGATGCATTGAAATGCCCTTCAGACCGGCTTCGGAAGGGTCAGGTCGTGCTTCTGTTTACCAATGCAAAA GCTTTGAACAATCTTGGTGGTGTCTACGTTGATTGTGGAAAATTAGATTTAGCAGCTGATTGCTATACAAGTGCCCTGAAGATTCGACACACTAGGGCTCATCAAGGTCTTGCTCGTGTTCATTTCCTCAGGAACAACAGGGAAGCTGCATATGAGGAAATGACAAAATTGATAGAGAAAGCTAAAAACAATGCTTCAGCTTATGAGAAGCGCTCAGAATATTGTGAGCGAGAACAAACTATGTCAGATTTGCAAACAGTGACCCAATTGGATCCTTTACGTGTTTATCCGTACAGATATCGAGCAGCAG TGCTGATGGATAGCCACAAGGAAAATGATGCAATAGCGGAGCTCAGCCGCGCCATCACCTTCAAAGCTGACCTCCACTTGCTGCATCTTCGGGCGGCATTCCACGAGCACATCGGGGATGTCCCAAGCGCTCTCCGTGATTGTAGAGCCGCCCTCTCGTTGGACCCAAATCACCAGGAAATGCTAGAGCTTCAGAAACGTGTGAACAGCCAAGAGCCCTGA
- the LOC120663623 gene encoding heat stress transcription factor A-2b-like: MDPVLNPVKEESHGDGGLLPGAAAGDGPSAAAPKPMEGLHDAGPPPFLTKTYDMVDDAATDPIVSWSATNNSFVVWDPHAFATMLLPRHFKHNNFSSFVRQLNTYGFRKVDPDRWEFANEGFLRGQRHLLKNIRRRKPPTQNASNQQSLGSYLEVGHFGYDAEIDRLKRDKQLLMAEVVKLRQEQQNTNANLKAMEDRLQGTDQKQQQMMAFLARVMRNPEFLKHLVSQNEMRKELQDAISKKRRRRIDQGPEVDDLGTSSSLEQGSPVLFDPQDSVEFLVDGIPTDLESTAFNGEGLVEPQDIDLGTSEQQQDMPQEDLTDNFWEQLLNEGLGEENDNPVVEDDMNVLSEKMGYLNSDGSTSRK, translated from the exons ATGGACCCGGTGCTGAACCCGGTGAAGGAGGAGAGCCATGGGGATGGCGGTTTGTTGCCGGGCGCAGCGGCTGGGGATGGGCCGTCTGCCGCCGCGCCGAAGCCGATGGAGGGGCTGCAcgacgccgggccgccgccgttccTGACCAAGACCTATGACATGGTCGATGACGCGGCCACCGATCCCATCGTGTCGTGGAGCGCCACCAACAACAGCTTCGTGGTGTGGGATCCCCATGCTTTCGCCACCATGCTGCTGCCCAGGCACTTCAAGCACAACAACTTCTCCAGCTTCGTCAGGCAGCTCAACACCTAT GGTTTCAGGAAGGTGGATCCTGATCGGTGGGAATTTGCGAATGAGGGGTTTTTACGGGGACAAAGGCACCTCCTGAAGAACATTAGGCGTCGAAAACCTCCTACTCAGAATGCCTCAAACCAGCAGTCTCTTGGGTCATACCTTGAGGTGGGACACTTTGGATATGATGCTGAGATTGACCGGCTGAAGAGGGACAAGCAATTATTGATGGCAGAAGTGGTGAAGCTAAGGCAGGAGCAGCAGAACACAAATGCAAATCTCAAAGCCATGGAGGATAGGCTACAAGGCACTGAtcagaagcagcagcagatgatggCGTTCTTGGCACGCGTCATGCGGAACCCTGAATTCTTGAAGCACCTGGTTTCCCAGAACGAGATGAGAAAGGAGCTCCAAGATGCtatttcaaagaaaagaaggcGCCGCATTGATCAGGGACCTGAAGTTGATGACTTGGGGACCAGTAGCAGCCTAGAGCAAGGTTCACCAGTTCTATTTGACCCCCAAGACTCGGTCGAATTCCTTGTTGATGGGATTCCAACTGATCTTGAGAGTACAGCTTTCAATGGCGAAGGCCTGGTTGAGCCACAGGATATTGATCTTGGTACCTCTGAGCAGCAGCAAGACATGCCCCAGGAGGACTTGACTGACAacttctgggagcaattgctGAATGAAGGACTTGGCGAGGAGAATGACAACCCTGTTGTCGAGGATGATATGAATGTGCTGTCTGAGAAGATGGGCTATCTCAATTCAGATGGCTCGACATCCAGGAAATAG
- the LOC120663617 gene encoding ETO1-like protein 1 isoform X2, which yields MRSSFLSESPCDEQHIHGYGFNPQSWLQVERGKLPKSSYSPSSIESLIKIAEPPVVPLYKPLDYVDVLSRIHEEMEQCMPSERPGLYLVQSQVFRGLGEAKLCQRSLHSAWRCATTVHEKVIFGAWLRYKKRGEEIISDVLASCRKCCREFGPLDIASEMPVGNFQIFGSCEMGSSSRVSSKVTFRIRDGRVTCDRCKIASLSIPFFSMLNGPFTESQLELVDLSENGISLEGMRAVSEFSSTYNLGDLPLEILLEILVFANTFCCDRLKDACDRKLASFVSSRQDAVELMALAFEENAPVLAASCLQMLLQELPDCLTDDLVISLFLGATAQQQLIMVGQASFLLYCLLSEVAMNIDPRTETTACLSEKLVQLAVTPTQKQIAFHQLGCIRLLRKEYNQAERPFEIAFSAGHIYSIAGLARIAGTQGQKALAYEKLSSVIASNLPLGWMYLERSLYSEGDRKLADLDKATELDPTLTYPYMYRAASLMRKKDAKLALEEINRLLGFKLALECLELRICLYLALEDYKSAICDIHAILTLSPDYRMLEGRVAASKIGTLLSAHVEQWNTAECWLQLYERWSSVDDIGSLSVIYRMLESDAAKGVLYFRQSLLLLRLNCPEAAMRSLQSARHHAATEHERLVYEGWLLYDTGHCEEALQKAEESISIQRSFEAFFLKAYVLADSGVDPSYSATVISLLEDALKCPSDRLRKGQALNNLGGVYVDCGKLDLAADCYTSALKIRHTRAHQGLARVHFLRNNREAAYEEMTKLIEKAKNNASAYEKRSEYCEREQTMSDLQTVTQLDPLRVYPYRYRAAVLMDSHKENDAIAELSRAITFKADLHLLHLRAAFHEHIGDVPSALRDCRAALSLDPNHQEMLELQKRVNSQEP from the exons ATGAGGAGCAGCTTCCTGTCGGAGTCGCCGTGCGACGAGCAGCACATCCATGGCTACGGGTTCAACCCCCAGTCATGGCTGCAGGTGGAGCGGGGCAAGCTGCCCAAGTCATCCTACTCGCCGTCCTCCAT TGAGTCTCTCATCAAGATTGCTGAGCCGCCGGTAGTGCCATTGTATAAGCCTTTGGATTATGTCGATGTTCTATCGAGGATCCACGAGGAGATGGAGCAATGCATGCCGAGTGAGCGACCAGGGCTGTATCTGGTCCAATCCCAGGTGTTTAGGGGCCTTGGGGAGGCGAAATTGTGCCAGAGGAGCCTGCACTCTGCGTGGCGCTGTGCAACCACTGTGCATGAAAAGGTCATATTTGGGGCGTGGTTGCGGTATAAGAAGCGTGGGGAGGAGATCATATCTGATGTGCTTGCATCATGTAGGAAGTGCTGCCGAGAGTTTGGCCCACTTGATATTGCTTCTGAGATGCCAGTGGGGAATTTTCAGATATTTGGTTCGTGTGAGATGGGCTCCTCATCTCGAGTTTCTTCCAAGGTGACATTTCGAATACGAGATGGGAGGGTGACATGTGATAGGTGCAAGATTGCATCTTTGTCGATCCCATTTTTCTCCATGCTTAATGGACCATTTACTGAGTCACAGCTTGAGCTTGTTGATTTGTCGGAGAATGGTATTTCATTGGAGGGCATGAGAGCTGTTTCCGAGTTTAGTTCTACTTATAACTTAGGGGATTTGCCTTTGGAAATCTTGTTGGAGATCCTGGTGTTTGCAAACACATTTTGTTGTGACAGGCTAAAGGATGCCTGTGATAGGAAACTGGCTTCGTTTGTTTCATCAAGGCAGGATGCTGTTGAGCTCATGGCGTTGGCATTTGAAGAAAATGCGCCAGTTCTTGCTGCTTCTTGCTTGCAAATGCTTTTACAGGAGCTTCCTGATTGTCTAACTGACGATCTAGTAATTAGCCTATTCTTGGGTGCGACTGCACAGCAACAGCTTATCATGGTCGGACAAGCCTCCTTTTTGCTATACTGCTTGCTTAGTGAAGTTGCAATGAACATTGATCCGAGGACAGAGACAACTGCATGCTTATCAGAGAAGCTTGTTCAGTTAGCAGTTACCCCtactcagaagcaaatagcttTTCATCAACTTGGATGCATTAGACTTTTGAGAAAGGAATATAACCAAGCTGAACGCCCATTTGAGATTGCCTTCTCTGCTGGTCATATATATTCCATTGCTGGTCTTGCTAGAATCGCTGGTACGCAAGGCCAAAAGGCTTTGGCTTATGAGAAACTCAGTTCAGTCATAGCATCTAATCTGCCATTAGGGTGGATGTATCTGGAGAGATCTTTGTATTCTGAAGGTGATAGAAAGTTGGCGGACCTTGACAAAGCAACTGAGCTGGATCCTACTCTTACTTACCCTTACATGTACCGAGCTGCATCCTTGATGagaaagaaagatgctaaacttGCCTTGGAGGAAATTAACCGACTCTTGGGTTTCAAGTTAGCATTGGAGTGCCTGGAGCTCCGGATTTGTTTATACTTGGCTCTAGAAGACTACAAGTCTGCCATCTGTGATATCCATGCGATTCTCACTCTTTCACCTGATTATCGGATGTTGGAGGGACGTGTAGCTGCTTCCAAAATTGGCACTCTTCTCAGTGCACATGTCGAGCAGTGGAATACAGCTGAGTGTTGGCTCCAACTGTATGAGCGCTGGTCATCAGTGGATGATATTGGTTCCCTTTCAGTGATCTACCGGATGCTTGAGTCAGATGCTGCAAAAGGTGTTCTGTACTTTAGGCAATCTTTACTGCTCCTCAG GTTGAACTGTCCTGAGGCAGCGATGCGCAGTTTGCAGTCCGCAAGACATCATGCTGCAACTGAGCATGAACGACTAGTATATGAGGGGTGGCTTTTGTATGACACTGGACACTGTGAGGAGGCTCTACAAAAAGCAGAAGAATCTATTTCTATTCAAAGGTCATTTGAGGCTTTCTTTCTGAAAGCCTACGTTTTGGCTGACTCAGGAGTTGATCCATCTTATTCTGCGACTGTTATCTCGCTTCTTGAAGATGCATTGAAATGCCCTTCAGACCGGCTTCGGAAGGGTCAG GCTTTGAACAATCTTGGTGGTGTCTACGTTGATTGTGGAAAATTAGATTTAGCAGCTGATTGCTATACAAGTGCCCTGAAGATTCGACACACTAGGGCTCATCAAGGTCTTGCTCGTGTTCATTTCCTCAGGAACAACAGGGAAGCTGCATATGAGGAAATGACAAAATTGATAGAGAAAGCTAAAAACAATGCTTCAGCTTATGAGAAGCGCTCAGAATATTGTGAGCGAGAACAAACTATGTCAGATTTGCAAACAGTGACCCAATTGGATCCTTTACGTGTTTATCCGTACAGATATCGAGCAGCAG TGCTGATGGATAGCCACAAGGAAAATGATGCAATAGCGGAGCTCAGCCGCGCCATCACCTTCAAAGCTGACCTCCACTTGCTGCATCTTCGGGCGGCATTCCACGAGCACATCGGGGATGTCCCAAGCGCTCTCCGTGATTGTAGAGCCGCCCTCTCGTTGGACCCAAATCACCAGGAAATGCTAGAGCTTCAGAAACGTGTGAACAGCCAAGAGCCCTGA